One window of Alphaproteobacteria bacterium genomic DNA carries:
- the putA gene encoding bifunctional proline dehydrogenase/L-glutamate gamma-semialdehyde dehydrogenase PutA translates to MIFADEGPDYSDSRTTVTAAYRADESATLDALLAAARPSPEQQSRTESLARRLVRAVREERRASGGLDAFLHEYGLSSHEGVVLMCLAEALLRIPDAATANRLIRDKLGGADWLSHLGRSDSLFVNAGTWGLMLTGRVIEFEAAQGHDLGAFFRHLISRSGEPLIRQAMLQAMRIMARQFVIGRSIEEAVARAGDEAAPYERYSFDMLGEAALTAADAAHHVERCTQAINVVGAITADGDDVLARPGLSLKLSALHPRFAFAQRRRVLDELVPQLVALASQARAVHVGITIDAEEAELLDLTLDVFAAALQAPALAGWDGFGIAVQCYLKRALPLFAWLADLATLHGTALPVRLVKGAYWDAEIKRAQERGLEGYPVFSRKLATDVSYLACARYVLQRPEAFRAMFASHNAHTIAAVTTLAGDRRDYEFQRLHGMGEALYRAALEGDGVCCRVYAPVGSHEELLPYLVRRLLENGANSSFVNRIVDEEAPIDDLIGDPVAALEGLEERPHPHIVLPTALYGEERRNSRGLDLSDPLVLAQLDSDLQAALTGPWQAGPLIGGQAAAGEARPVKNPADHRRQVGTVVEAGDAEVEAALEGARQAAPSWARAPVEHRATILEGIAEAYEAHLPELMALAVREAGKTLGDALAEVREAVDFCRYYAAQARRDFVPRDLPGPTGEDNRLELQGRGVFLCISPWNFPLAIFTGQIAAALAAGNAVIAKPAEQTPLIAALALSLIERAGLPAGVLQLLPGPGEAVGARLVADQRIGGVAFTGSVDTARAVNQSLSRRPGAIVPLIAETGGQNAMIVDSSALTEQVVADVVQSAFHSAGQRCSALRVLYLQHEIAEPTIEMLVGAMAELAIGDPALLETDIGPVIDAEAQESLESHAARMAAEHTLLYRSVLPASCRHGTFVPPQAFEIPGIEVLEREVFGPILHVVRYRSDDIEAVCQAINGTGYGLTLGIHSRIEAFARRIHALVQAGNTYVNRNMVGAVVGVQPFGGLGLSGTGFKAGGPHYLLRFAQERSISINTTASGGNPDLLSLSDDA, encoded by the coding sequence ATGATCTTTGCCGACGAGGGACCGGACTACAGCGACTCGCGAACGACCGTGACGGCGGCCTACCGGGCCGACGAAAGCGCCACCCTCGATGCCCTGTTGGCGGCCGCTAGGCCGTCGCCTGAGCAGCAGAGTCGGACCGAGAGCCTGGCCCGGCGCCTGGTGCGGGCGGTGCGCGAGGAACGTCGGGCCAGCGGCGGCCTGGACGCCTTTCTGCACGAGTACGGGCTTTCCAGCCACGAAGGCGTGGTGCTGATGTGCCTGGCCGAGGCGCTGCTGCGCATTCCCGATGCCGCTACCGCCAACCGCCTGATCCGCGACAAGCTCGGCGGCGCCGACTGGCTCAGCCACCTGGGCCGGAGCGATTCGCTGTTTGTCAACGCCGGCACCTGGGGCCTGATGCTGACCGGCCGGGTGATCGAATTCGAGGCCGCACAGGGGCACGATTTAGGGGCCTTTTTCCGCCACCTGATTTCACGCAGCGGCGAGCCGCTGATCCGCCAGGCCATGCTCCAGGCCATGCGCATCATGGCCCGCCAGTTCGTCATTGGCCGCAGCATCGAGGAAGCCGTAGCCCGGGCCGGCGACGAAGCCGCACCTTATGAACGCTATTCCTTCGACATGCTGGGCGAAGCCGCCCTGACAGCCGCCGATGCCGCCCACCATGTCGAGCGCTGCACCCAGGCCATCAACGTGGTCGGGGCCATAACAGCCGACGGTGACGACGTGCTGGCCCGGCCCGGCCTTTCCCTCAAGCTCTCGGCCCTGCATCCCCGCTTCGCCTTCGCCCAGCGCCGCCGGGTGCTCGACGAACTGGTGCCGCAGCTGGTAGCGCTGGCCAGCCAGGCCCGCGCCGTCCATGTCGGCATCACCATCGATGCCGAGGAAGCCGAGCTCCTGGACCTCACGCTCGACGTTTTCGCGGCCGCGCTGCAAGCACCCGCCCTGGCCGGCTGGGACGGCTTCGGCATCGCCGTACAGTGTTACCTCAAGCGTGCGCTCCCGCTCTTTGCCTGGCTCGCCGACCTGGCCACCCTGCACGGCACGGCGCTGCCCGTGCGCCTGGTCAAGGGCGCCTACTGGGATGCCGAAATCAAGCGCGCCCAGGAACGCGGCCTCGAGGGTTATCCGGTGTTCAGCCGCAAGCTGGCCACCGATGTTTCCTACCTGGCCTGCGCCCGTTACGTGCTGCAACGGCCTGAGGCCTTCCGGGCCATGTTCGCCAGCCACAACGCCCACACCATCGCCGCCGTGACCACCTTGGCGGGCGATCGCCGGGATTACGAATTCCAGCGCCTGCACGGCATGGGGGAAGCGCTTTACCGGGCCGCCCTGGAAGGCGACGGCGTCTGCTGCCGCGTCTATGCCCCGGTGGGCAGCCACGAGGAGCTCTTGCCCTACCTGGTACGCCGGCTGCTGGAGAACGGTGCCAATTCCTCCTTCGTCAACCGCATCGTCGACGAAGAGGCGCCGATCGATGACCTCATCGGCGATCCCGTCGCGGCCCTCGAGGGGCTCGAGGAACGGCCCCATCCGCACATCGTGCTGCCCACCGCGCTCTATGGCGAGGAGCGGCGGAACTCGCGCGGTCTCGATCTCAGCGACCCCCTGGTGCTGGCGCAGCTCGACAGCGACCTGCAGGCCGCCCTGACCGGGCCCTGGCAGGCCGGCCCACTGATCGGCGGCCAGGCCGCGGCCGGCGAGGCCCGGCCGGTCAAGAATCCCGCCGACCACCGGCGCCAAGTCGGCACGGTGGTCGAAGCCGGTGATGCCGAGGTCGAAGCGGCGCTCGAAGGGGCCAGGCAGGCGGCGCCGTCCTGGGCCAGGGCGCCGGTGGAGCACCGCGCCACCATCCTCGAGGGCATCGCCGAGGCCTATGAGGCGCATCTTCCGGAACTCATGGCGCTGGCCGTGCGCGAAGCCGGCAAGACGCTGGGCGACGCCCTGGCCGAGGTGCGCGAGGCCGTCGATTTCTGCCGCTACTACGCCGCCCAGGCGCGCCGCGACTTCGTGCCGCGGGATTTGCCGGGCCCCACCGGCGAGGATAACCGGCTGGAACTGCAGGGCCGTGGGGTATTCCTCTGCATCAGCCCCTGGAACTTCCCGCTGGCCATCTTCACGGGCCAGATCGCGGCCGCCCTGGCGGCCGGCAACGCCGTCATCGCCAAGCCGGCCGAGCAGACGCCGCTGATCGCTGCGCTCGCGCTCAGCCTGATTGAGCGCGCCGGGCTGCCGGCCGGGGTGCTGCAACTGCTGCCGGGGCCGGGCGAAGCCGTCGGTGCCCGCCTGGTGGCCGACCAGCGCATCGGGGGCGTAGCCTTCACCGGCTCCGTTGATACCGCCCGCGCCGTCAACCAGAGCCTCAGCCGGCGCCCTGGAGCCATCGTGCCGCTGATCGCCGAGACCGGCGGCCAGAACGCCATGATCGTGGATTCATCGGCCCTGACCGAACAGGTGGTGGCCGACGTCGTGCAATCGGCCTTCCACAGCGCCGGCCAACGCTGCTCGGCGCTACGCGTGCTCTATCTGCAGCACGAAATCGCCGAACCCACCATCGAGATGCTGGTGGGCGCCATGGCCGAGCTGGCGATCGGCGATCCGGCGCTGCTGGAGACCGACATCGGCCCGGTCATCGATGCCGAGGCGCAAGAAAGCCTCGAATCCCACGCCGCGCGCATGGCTGCCGAACACACCCTGCTCTACCGCTCGGTCCTGCCGGCGAGCTGCCGACACGGTACTTTCGTGCCGCCGCAGGCCTTTGAGATCCCCGGTATCGAGGTGCTGGAGCGCGAGGTCTTCGGGCCCATCCTGCACGTGGTGCGCTACCGCAGCGACGACATCGAAGCGGTCTGCCAGGCCATCAACGGAACGGGATATGGCCTGACGCTGGGCATCCACAGCCGCATCGAGGCCTTCGCCCGGCGCATCCACGCCCTGGTGCAGGCCGGCAACACCTACGTCAACCGCAACATGGTGGGGGCCGTGGTCGGCGTCCAACCCTTCGGCGGCTTGGGCCTTTCGGGCACCGGCTTCAAGGCCGGCGGGCCGCACTACCTGCTGCGCTTCGCACAGGAGCGTTCGATTTCCATCAACACCACGGCCTCAGGCGGCAACCCCGACCTGCTGTCGCTCTCGGACGACGCCTGA
- a CDS encoding GGDEF domain-containing protein, giving the protein MKVGPTGPRMSPPSVRRVEESRPAKVEAAPAQTSAPREISDSMTIMGIPEVELTPRVRQALMTLMEEVQNLRRDLQRTSDRLAEVERLADQDTLTPTANRRAFVRELSRAMSQAERYGTPASVVYFDIDSFKDINDTHGHAAGDAVLMHVVDIVMRHIRDTDVVGRLGGDEFDVILSHADDATTMEKAEALVSDIRTTPLSWQDQEIYIEVSYGASQFEPGDNPDRALAAADQAMYAQKRNNRQNSGEAE; this is encoded by the coding sequence ATGAAAGTCGGCCCCACGGGACCCCGCATGTCGCCGCCTTCGGTGCGGCGGGTCGAGGAATCGCGCCCGGCCAAGGTCGAGGCGGCCCCGGCCCAGACCTCGGCGCCGCGCGAAATCAGCGATTCCATGACCATCATGGGCATCCCCGAGGTCGAGCTCACGCCGCGCGTGCGCCAGGCCCTGATGACGCTGATGGAGGAGGTGCAGAATCTGCGGCGCGATTTGCAACGCACCAGCGACCGCTTGGCCGAGGTCGAGCGCCTGGCCGACCAGGATACCCTGACGCCGACGGCCAACCGCCGCGCTTTCGTGCGCGAGCTCAGCCGCGCCATGTCGCAGGCCGAACGCTACGGCACGCCGGCCAGCGTGGTCTATTTCGATATCGACAGCTTCAAGGACATCAACGACACCCACGGCCACGCCGCCGGCGACGCCGTCCTGATGCACGTGGTGGACATCGTCATGCGCCACATCCGCGACACCGACGTCGTCGGACGCCTGGGCGGCGACGAGTTCGATGTCATCCTGAGCCACGCCGACGACGCGACGACGATGGAAAAGGCCGAGGCCCTGGTCAGCGATATCCGCACCACCCCGCTAAGCTGGCAGGACCAGGAGATCTACATCGAAGTGTCCTACGGCGCCTCGCAGTTCGAGCCCGGCGACAACCCCGACCGCGCCCTGGCCGCCGCCGACCAGGCCATGTACGCGCAAAAACGCAACAACCGCCAGAACAGCGGCGAAGCCGAATAG
- a CDS encoding response regulator translates to MAFHHLERLTFLIIDDDPDELRLLEKLVTMLGVRRVKRAADGAEALEILRLIPVHMIICDLCMTPMDGLDFVRELRRLRLRQRSLVPVIMTTGHTETENIAAARDAGATEVLAKPFTPMQLYRRIVAITAAPRAFVSRGDFKGPDRRRRHQEVAKRERRHEWQPEAIEQVGRPVF, encoded by the coding sequence ATGGCCTTTCACCACCTCGAACGCCTGACCTTCCTGATCATCGACGACGATCCCGACGAATTGCGCCTGCTGGAGAAGCTCGTCACCATGCTCGGCGTGCGCCGCGTCAAGCGGGCCGCGGACGGCGCCGAGGCCCTGGAAATCCTGCGCCTCATACCGGTCCACATGATCATCTGCGACCTCTGCATGACACCCATGGACGGGCTCGACTTCGTGCGCGAGCTGCGCCGGCTCAGACTGCGCCAGCGCTCGCTGGTGCCGGTCATCATGACCACCGGCCATACCGAGACGGAAAATATCGCCGCGGCCCGCGACGCCGGCGCCACCGAGGTGCTGGCCAAACCCTTCACACCGATGCAGCTCTACCGCCGCATCGTGGCGATAACGGCGGCGCCGCGCGCCTTTGTCAGCAGGGGCGACTTCAAGGGGCCGGACCGCCGGCGCCGGCACCAAGAGGTGGCCAAACGCGAACGCCGCCACGAATGGCAACCCGAGGCCATCGAGCAGGTGGGCCGCCCCGTGTTCTAG
- the purE gene encoding 5-(carboxyamino)imidazole ribonucleotide mutase: MSDPNPSVGIVMGSQSDWVTMRHAAETLERLGIAHESRIISAHRTPGRLDDYCADAPARGLKVIIAGAGMAAALPGVIAAKTALPVLGVPMESKLDGLDSLLSMVQMPAGIPVGTLAIGRAGAVNAALFAAAILALADPAVAQALDDFRAEQAAGVLEVPQD, from the coding sequence ATGAGCGACCCCAATCCCAGCGTCGGTATCGTCATGGGCAGTCAGTCCGACTGGGTCACCATGCGCCATGCCGCCGAGACCCTCGAGCGCCTCGGCATCGCCCACGAGAGCCGCATCATCTCGGCTCACCGCACGCCGGGAAGGCTCGACGATTATTGCGCCGATGCGCCGGCTCGCGGCCTCAAGGTGATCATCGCCGGTGCCGGCATGGCGGCGGCGCTGCCCGGCGTGATCGCCGCCAAGACGGCGCTGCCGGTGCTCGGCGTGCCCATGGAAAGCAAGCTCGACGGCCTCGACAGTTTGCTCTCGATGGTGCAGATGCCGGCCGGCATTCCCGTCGGCACCCTGGCCATCGGACGTGCCGGAGCCGTTAATGCCGCGCTTTTCGCCGCCGCCATCCTGGCGCTCGCGGATCCGGCCGTGGCCCAGGCGCTAGACGATTTCCGCGCCGAACAGGCAGCAGGGGTGCTGGAAGTTCCGCAGGACTAA
- a CDS encoding YdcH family protein, translated as MEVEPHLTVLREKHRSLEAEIQQESQRPNPDSMTIASLKRQKLKIKDEIARLSPSG; from the coding sequence ATGGAAGTCGAGCCGCACTTGACGGTGCTAAGGGAAAAACATCGGAGCCTGGAGGCGGAAATCCAACAGGAATCCCAACGTCCCAATCCCGACTCGATGACGATCGCTTCTCTCAAGCGGCAAAAACTCAAGATCAAGGACGAAATCGCCCGGCTCAGTCCGTCCGGCTGA
- the rpsU gene encoding 30S ribosomal protein S21, translating into MVSVVVRDNNVDQALRALKKKMQREGIFREMKLRNYYEKPSEKRAREKAEAIRRARKLARKKAQREAG; encoded by the coding sequence CTGGTATCCGTAGTCGTTCGCGATAACAACGTCGACCAGGCCTTGCGCGCGCTCAAGAAGAAGATGCAGCGCGAAGGTATCTTCCGCGAGATGAAGCTTCGTAATTATTACGAAAAGCCCTCCGAGAAGCGGGCCCGCGAAAAGGCCGAGGCCATCCGCCGCGCCCGCAAGCTGGCCCGCAAGAAAGCCCAGCGCGAGGCCGGCTAG
- a CDS encoding SDR family oxidoreductase encodes MPSVLITGANRGLGLEFCRQYAAAGWQVFATCRDAEGARAGALGRLAAEHQDRFEIQALDVADGASVAAAAAAHGDRPLDLLLNNAGVVGDRASRLGAMDYQAWQRCLEINVLGPMRVAEAFTDAVAAGQQKLIVTISSGMGSLSETYGGQVIYRTSKAALNMVVRDLAFELKDRAITCVAMHPGWVSTDMGGAGATLTPEQSVSALSRTIAGLGPGQSGRFLNYDGQERAW; translated from the coding sequence ATGCCCAGCGTCCTGATTACCGGTGCCAACCGCGGCCTCGGCCTTGAATTCTGCCGCCAATACGCCGCCGCCGGCTGGCAGGTTTTCGCCACCTGCCGCGATGCCGAAGGGGCCCGGGCCGGCGCGCTCGGGCGGCTGGCGGCCGAGCACCAGGATCGCTTTGAGATCCAGGCCCTCGACGTCGCCGACGGCGCCAGCGTGGCCGCCGCGGCAGCGGCCCACGGCGACCGGCCGCTGGATCTTTTGCTCAACAATGCCGGCGTCGTCGGCGACCGCGCCTCGCGCCTCGGCGCCATGGACTACCAGGCCTGGCAACGCTGCCTGGAGATCAACGTGCTGGGACCCATGCGGGTGGCCGAGGCCTTCACCGACGCCGTCGCGGCGGGCCAGCAAAAGCTCATCGTGACGATCTCCAGCGGCATGGGATCGCTAAGCGAGACCTACGGCGGCCAAGTCATTTACCGCACTTCCAAGGCGGCCCTGAACATGGTGGTTCGGGACCTCGCTTTCGAACTCAAGGACCGCGCCATCACCTGCGTCGCCATGCACCCGGGCTGGGTCAGCACCGACATGGGCGGGGCTGGCGCGACGCTGACGCCGGAGCAAAGCGTCAGCGCGCTCAGCCGCACCATCGCCGGCCTGGGGCCGGGCCAAAGCGGGCGCTTCCTCAACTATGACGGCCAGGAGCGGGCCTGGTAG
- a CDS encoding peptide deformylase — MAILKIARMGHPVLRQRAEPVADPASEPNAAALGRFIADMVETLEDAGGIGLAAPQVHVPARLVIFTPPPDDAAEDSTEDAEEADGEAPGAAPLTILINPEIEPLGEDQELGWEGCLSVPGLRGLVPRHSAIRYRGLAPDGSLVERGATGYHARVVQHECDHLDGVLYPMRMPDLSQLVFESEWRHVVAAARDEAQDGGQENDRQGEGRDAQP, encoded by the coding sequence ATGGCCATTCTCAAGATCGCCCGCATGGGCCACCCGGTTCTCAGGCAGCGCGCCGAGCCTGTCGCAGACCCCGCCAGCGAGCCCAACGCCGCGGCGCTGGGCCGCTTCATCGCCGACATGGTCGAGACCCTGGAGGATGCCGGCGGCATCGGCCTGGCGGCACCCCAGGTGCACGTGCCGGCACGTCTGGTCATCTTTACGCCACCGCCGGACGACGCGGCGGAGGACAGCACAGAAGACGCCGAGGAGGCGGACGGAGAAGCCCCTGGGGCAGCGCCTCTCACCATCCTCATCAACCCCGAGATCGAGCCGCTCGGCGAGGACCAGGAACTGGGCTGGGAGGGCTGCCTCTCGGTGCCCGGGCTGCGCGGCCTGGTGCCGCGCCACAGCGCCATCCGCTACCGCGGCCTGGCGCCCGACGGCAGCCTCGTCGAGCGCGGCGCCACGGGCTATCACGCCCGCGTCGTGCAGCACGAATGCGACCATCTCGACGGCGTGCTCTACCCCATGCGCATGCCCGATCTCTCGCAGCTGGTATTCGAAAGCGAATGGCGCCACGTGGTGGCGGCGGCGCGGGACGAGGCTCAGGACGGAGGCCAGGAAAATGACCGGCAAGGCGAAGGCCGAGACGCCCAACCTTGA
- a CDS encoding Glu/Leu/Phe/Val dehydrogenase dimerization domain-containing protein — protein MTVMSNRDFADHQEVVFFNDGESGLRAIVTIHDTTLGPALGGCRMWPYASEDEALTDVLRLSRGMTYKAAMAGLELGGGKAVIIGDPRRHKTTALLRRFGRCVDTLQGRYITAEDVGTSVEDMDVVRQVTDHVTGLGGLSGDPSPATAWGVFSGIRAAVRHRLGSDDLGGITVAVQGFGHVGRWLCRYLHEAGARLLVADLRDQALEQAVAEFGAEIVPLDRILAAQADVLAPCALGAVFDDVTIPTIRAGIVAGAANNQLSEPRHGEMLHRHGVLYAPDYVVNAGGVINITYERPIYDREAAFRHIGGIYETLTDLWRRAERAGLAPEQMADRIVEERLAAKRGLPAQLAAAS, from the coding sequence ATGACCGTCATGAGCAATCGCGACTTTGCCGACCACCAAGAGGTGGTCTTCTTCAACGACGGCGAAAGCGGCCTCAGGGCCATCGTCACCATCCACGACACCACCCTGGGCCCAGCGCTCGGCGGCTGCCGCATGTGGCCCTACGCCAGCGAGGACGAAGCCCTCACCGACGTGCTGCGGCTGTCGCGCGGCATGACCTACAAGGCGGCCATGGCCGGCCTCGAACTGGGCGGCGGCAAGGCCGTCATCATCGGCGATCCCCGGCGCCACAAGACCACCGCCCTGTTGCGCCGTTTCGGCCGCTGCGTCGATACCCTGCAGGGGCGCTACATCACCGCCGAGGACGTCGGCACCTCGGTCGAGGACATGGATGTGGTGCGCCAGGTCACCGACCACGTGACCGGCCTCGGCGGCCTCAGCGGCGATCCTTCGCCGGCCACCGCCTGGGGCGTCTTCAGCGGCATCCGCGCCGCCGTGCGCCACCGCCTGGGCAGCGACGACCTCGGCGGCATCACGGTGGCGGTGCAGGGTTTCGGCCACGTCGGGCGTTGGCTTTGCCGCTATTTGCATGAGGCCGGGGCCAGGCTGCTGGTAGCCGATCTTCGCGACCAGGCGCTGGAGCAGGCGGTGGCCGAGTTCGGTGCCGAGATCGTACCCCTTGATCGGATCCTGGCGGCCCAGGCCGACGTGCTGGCGCCCTGCGCCCTGGGAGCGGTGTTCGACGACGTGACGATTCCCACCATCCGCGCCGGCATCGTCGCCGGGGCCGCCAACAACCAACTGTCCGAGCCGCGCCACGGCGAGATGCTGCACCGCCACGGCGTGCTCTATGCGCCCGATTACGTGGTCAATGCCGGTGGCGTCATCAACATCACCTACGAGCGCCCGATCTATGATCGCGAGGCCGCCTTCCGCCACATCGGCGGCATCTACGAGACGCTCACGGATCTTTGGCGCCGCGCCGAAAGGGCCGGGCTGGCGCCCGAGCAGATGGCCGACCGCATCGTCGAAGAACGTCTGGCCGCCAAGCGCGGCCTGCCGGCACAACTCGCCGCGGCGAGTTGA
- a CDS encoding DUF465 domain-containing protein has product MSKTDQEELKRRLAELRTEHRDLDDAITALIATGGYNQVQIQRMKKRKLSIKDQILQAESALLPDIIA; this is encoded by the coding sequence ATGAGCAAGACGGATCAGGAAGAACTCAAACGGCGACTGGCCGAGTTGCGGACCGAACACCGTGACCTCGACGACGCCATCACGGCGCTGATCGCCACGGGCGGCTACAACCAAGTCCAGATCCAGCGCATGAAAAAGCGCAAGCTCTCGATCAAGGATCAGATCCTGCAGGCCGAAAGCGCTTTGCTGCCCGATATTATTGCTTAG
- a CDS encoding GFA family protein yields the protein MQLEGSCHCGAVRFSLLTRTPYPYMRCYCSICRKTAGGGGYAINLMGRAETLEVAGGAEITVYRVRRGPGYADKARSPARRHFCRHCGSTLWASDPRWPELVHPFASAIDSPLPRPPAHVNLMLDHAAGWVEQPAGEGETNYPEYPELSIEEWHRRQGLLQDESKS from the coding sequence ATGCAGCTCGAAGGTTCCTGCCATTGCGGCGCCGTACGGTTTTCGCTGCTGACAAGGACGCCTTATCCCTACATGCGCTGCTATTGCTCGATCTGCCGCAAGACGGCGGGCGGTGGCGGCTATGCCATCAACCTGATGGGCCGGGCCGAGACGCTGGAGGTGGCGGGCGGGGCCGAGATCACGGTCTACCGGGTGCGGCGCGGACCGGGTTATGCCGATAAGGCGCGCAGTCCGGCGCGGCGCCATTTCTGCCGCCACTGCGGCAGCACGCTGTGGGCCTCGGATCCGCGCTGGCCCGAACTCGTGCATCCCTTTGCCTCGGCCATCGATTCGCCGCTGCCCCGGCCGCCGGCCCACGTCAACCTGATGCTCGACCACGCCGCCGGCTGGGTCGAACAGCCGGCCGGTGAGGGCGAAACCAACTATCCCGAATACCCCGAGCTCTCGATCGAGGAATGGCACCGCCGCCAGGGTCTGCTGCAGGACGAGTCGAAAAGCTGA
- a CDS encoding MBL fold metallo-hydrolase has product MDPELKVVVVPVTPFQQNCSLLWCQQTGKGAAIDPGGDIEQIVAAAQEHGIEIERLLITHGHIDHAGGAAALAERLGVPIEGPHESDRFLIENISKQGAQFGLAGAIAFEPERWLEAGDRVTVGEIELDVLHCPGHTPGHVVYFAAQAELAFVGDVLFNGSVGRTDLPGGDHAALISSIREKLWPLGNDVTFISGHGPASTFGAERQSNAFVSDFV; this is encoded by the coding sequence ATGGATCCTGAACTGAAGGTCGTCGTCGTCCCTGTCACGCCGTTCCAGCAGAATTGCTCGCTGCTGTGGTGCCAGCAAACCGGCAAAGGTGCCGCCATCGACCCCGGCGGCGACATCGAGCAGATCGTCGCGGCGGCCCAGGAACACGGCATCGAGATCGAGCGCCTGCTCATCACCCACGGCCACATCGACCACGCCGGCGGCGCCGCGGCGCTGGCCGAGCGGCTGGGCGTGCCCATCGAGGGCCCGCATGAGAGTGACCGGTTTCTCATCGAAAACATATCCAAGCAGGGCGCCCAGTTCGGCCTGGCCGGCGCCATCGCCTTCGAGCCCGAACGCTGGCTCGAGGCCGGCGATCGTGTGACGGTGGGCGAGATCGAGCTGGATGTGTTGCACTGCCCCGGCCATACGCCGGGCCACGTGGTCTATTTCGCCGCCCAGGCCGAACTTGCCTTCGTCGGTGACGTGCTGTTCAACGGCTCGGTCGGGCGCACCGATCTGCCGGGCGGCGACCACGCCGCCCTGATCAGCTCGATCCGCGAAAAACTCTGGCCGCTGGGCAACGACGTCACCTTCATCTCCGGCCACGGCCCAGCCTCGACCTTCGGCGCCGAACGCCAGAGCAATGCCTTCGTAAGCGACTTCGTGTAG
- a CDS encoding DUF1489 domain-containing protein gives MALNLLKMCVGIDHVSELERLQAARLAEARRQGREPRLVHRTRHTPRRAAEILAGGSLYWIIKRFVRVRQPIVGIERIVDADGVRRCELVLSPQNIRTEPQPRRPHQGWRYLEAADTPPDLASNDPSHELPPELADNLRELGLL, from the coding sequence ATGGCACTCAATCTGCTAAAAATGTGTGTCGGCATCGACCACGTCTCGGAGCTCGAACGGCTCCAGGCGGCCCGCCTGGCCGAGGCCCGGCGCCAGGGCCGCGAGCCCCGTCTGGTGCACCGCACCCGCCACACCCCGCGCCGCGCCGCCGAGATCCTCGCTGGCGGCTCGCTCTATTGGATCATCAAGCGCTTCGTCAGGGTGCGCCAGCCCATCGTCGGCATCGAGCGCATCGTCGACGCCGACGGCGTGCGGCGTTGCGAACTGGTGCTCAGTCCGCAAAACATTCGCACCGAACCCCAGCCCCGACGGCCGCACCAGGGTTGGCGCTACCTCGAGGCCGCCGACACCCCGCCCGACTTGGCCAGCAACGACCCGAGCCACGAACTGCCGCCGGAGTTGGCCGACAACCTCCGGGAACTTGGGCTGCTCTAG